One window from the genome of Macaca fascicularis isolate 582-1 chromosome 7, T2T-MFA8v1.1 encodes:
- the MYH6 gene encoding myosin-6 codes for MTDAQMADFGAAAQYLRKSEKERLEAQTRPFDIRTECFVPDDKEEFVKAKIVSREGGKVTAETENGKTVTVKEDQVLQQNPPKFDKIEDMAMLTFLHEPAVLFNLKERYAAWMIYTYSGLFCVTVNPYKWLPVYNAEVVAAYRGKKRSEAPPHIFSISDNAYQYMLTDRENQSILITGESGAGKTVNTKRVIQYFASIAAIGDRGKKDNANANKGTLEDQIIQANPALEAFGNAKTVRNDNSSRFGKFIRIHFGATGKLASADIETYLLEKSRVIFQLKAERNYHIFYQILSNKKPELLDMLLVTNNPYDYAFVSQGEVSVASIDDSEELMATDSAFDVLGFTSEEKAGVYKLTGAIMHYGNMKFKQKQREEQAEPDGTEDADKSAYLMGLNSADLLKGLCHPRVKVGNEYVTKGQSVQQVYYSIGALAKAVYEKMFNWMVTRINATLETKQPRQYFIGVLDIAGFEIFDFNSFEQLCINFTNEKLQQFFNHHMFVLEQEEYKKEGIEWTFIDFGMDLQACIDLIEKPMGIMSILEEECMFPKATDMTFKAKLYDNHLGKSNNFQKPRNIKGKQEAHFSLIHYAGTVDYNILGWLEKNKDPLNETVVALYQKSSLKLMATLFSSYASADIGESGKSKGGKKKGSSFQTVSALHRENLNKLMTNLRTTHPHFVRCIIPNERKAPGVMDNPLVMHQLRCNGVLEGIRICRKGFPNRILYGDFRQRYRILNPAAIPEGQFIDSRKGSEKLLSSLDIDHNQYKFGHTKVFFKAGLLGLLEEMRDERLSRIITCMQAQARGQLMRIEFKKIVERRDALLVIQWNIRAFMGVKNWPWMKLYFKIKPLLKSAETEKEMATMKEEFGRIKETLEKSEARRKELEEKMVSLLQEKNDLQLQVQAEQDNLNDAEERCDQLIKNKIQLEAKVKEMNERLEDEEEMNAELTAKKRKLEDECSELKKDIDDLELTLAKVEKEKHATENKVKNLTEEMAGLDEIIAKLTKEKKALQEAHQQALDDLQVEEDKVNSLSKSKVKLEQQVDDLEGSLEQEKKVRMDLERAKRKLEGDLKLTQESIMDLENDKLQLEEKLKKKEFDINQQNSKIEDEQALALQLQKKLKENQARIEELEEELEAERTARAKVEKLRSDLSRELEEISERLEEAGGATSVQIEMNKKREAEFQKMRRDLEEATLQHEATAAALRKKHADSVAELGEQIDNLQRVKQKLEKEKSEFKLELDDVTSNMEQIIKAKANLEKVSRTLEDQANEYRMKLEEAQRSLNDFTTQRAKLQTENGELARQLEEKEALISQLTRGKLSYTQQMEDLKRQLEEEGKAKNALAHALQSARHDCDLLREQYEEETEAKAELQRVLSKANSEVAQWRTKYETDAIQRTEELEEAKKKLAQRLQDAEEAVEAVNAKCSSLEKTKHRLQNEIEDLMVDVERSNAAAAALDKKQRNFDKILAEWKQKYEESQSELESSQKEARSLSTELFKLKNAYEESLEHLETFKRENKNLQEEISDLTEQLGEGGKNVHELEKVRKQLEVEKLELQSALEEAEASLEHEEGKILRAQLEFNQIKAEIERKLAEKDEEMEQAKRNHQRVVDSLQTSLDAETRSRNEALRVKKKMEGDLNEMEIQLSHANRMAVEAQKQVKSLQSLLKDTQIQLDDAVRANDDLKENIAIVERRNNLLQAELEELRAVVEQTERSRKLAEQELIETSERVQLLHSQNTSLINQKKKMESDLTQLQSEVEEAVQECRNAEEKAKKAITDAAMMAEELKKEQDTSAHLERMKKNMEQTIKDLQHRLDEAEQIALKGGKKQLQKLEARVRELEGELEAEQKRNSESVKGMRKSERRIKELTYQTEEDKKNLLRLQDLVDKLQLKVKAYKRQAEEAEEQANTNLSKFRKVQHELDEAEERADIAESQVNKLRAKSRDIGAKQKMHDEE; via the exons ATGACTGATGCCCAGATGGCTGACTTTGGGGCAGCGGCCCAGTACCTCCGCAAGTCAGAGAAGGAGCGTCTAGAGGCCCAGACCCGGCCCTTTGACATTCGCACTGAGTGCTTCGTGCCGGACGACAAGGAAGAGTTTGTCAAAGCCAAGATTGTGTCCCGGGAAGGGGGCAAGGTCACTGCTGAAACCGAGAATGGGAAG ACGGTGACTGTGAAGGAGGACCAGGTGTTGCAGCAGAACCCACCCAAGTTCGACAAGATCGAGGACATGGCCATGCTGACCTTCCTGCACGAGCCCGCGGTGCTTTTCAACCTCAAGGAGCGCTACGCAGCCTGGATGATCTAT ACCTACTCGGGCCTCTTCTGTGTCACCGTCAACCCCTACAAGTGGCTGCCGGTGTACAATGCTGAGGTGGTGGCCGCCTACCGGGGCAAGAAGAGGAGTGAGGCCCCGCCCCACATCTTCTCCATCTCCGACAACGCCTATCAGTACATGCTGACGG ATCGGGAGAACCAGTCCATCCTCATCAC GGGAGAATCCGGGGCGGGGAAGACTGTGAACACCAAGCGTGTCATCCAGTACTTTGCCAGCATTGCAGCCATAGGTGACCGTGGCAAGAAGGACAATGCCAATGCGAACAAG GGCACCCTGGAGGACCAGATCATCCAGGCCAACCCCGCTCTGGAGGCCTTCGGCAACGCCAAGACTGTCCGGAACGACAACTCCTCCCGCTTC GGGAAATTCATTAGGATCCACTTTGGGGCCACTGGAAAGCTGGCTTCTGCGGACATAGAGACCT ACCTGCTGGAGAAGTCCCGGGTGATCTTCCAGCTGAAAGCTGAGAGAAACTACCACATCTTCTACCAGATTCTGTCCAACAAGAAGCCGGAGTTGCTGG ACATGCTGCTGGTCACCAACAACCCCTACGACTACGCCTTCGTGTCTCAGGGAGAGGTGTCCGTGGCCTCCATTGATGACTCCGAGGAGCTCATGGCCACCGAT AGCGCCTTTGACGTGCTGGGCTTCACTTCAGAGGAGAAAGCTGGCGTCTACAAGCTGACGGGAGCCATCATGCACTACGGGAACATGAAGTTCAAGCAGAAGCAGCGGGAGGAGCAGGCGGAGCCAGATGGCACTGAag ATGCTGACAAGTCGGCCTACCTCATGGGGCTGAACTCAGCTGACCTGCTCAAAGGGCTGTGCCACCCTCGGGTGAAAGTGGGCAACGAGTACGTCACCAAGGGGCAGAGCGTGCAGCAGGTGTACTACTCCATCGGGGCACTGGCCAAGGCAGTGTACGAGAAGATGTTCAACTGGATGGTGACACGCATCAACGCCACCCTGGAGACCAAGCAGCCACGCCAGTACTTCATAGGAGTCCTGGACATCGCTGGCTTCGAGATCTTTGAT TTCAACAGCTTTGAGCAGCTCTGCATCAACTTCACCAACGAGAAGCTGCAGCAGTTCTTCAACCACCACATGTTCgtgctggagcaggaggagtaCAAGAAGGAGGGCATCGAGTGGACATTCATTGACTTTGGCATGGACCTGCAGGCCTGCATCGACCTCATCGAGAAG CCCATGGGCATCATGTCCATCCTGGAGGAGGAGTGCATGTTCCCCAAGGCCACCGACATGACCTTCAAGGCCAAGCTGTACGACAACCACTTAGGCAAGTCCAACAATTTCCAGAAGCCACGCAACATCAAGGGGAAGCAGGAAGCCCATTTCTCCCTGATCCATTATGCCGGCACTGTGGACTATAACATCCTGGGCTGGCTGGAAAAAAACAAGGATCCTCTCAACGAGACTGTTGTGGCCCTGTACCAGAAGTCCTCCCTCAAGCTCATGGCCACTCTCTTCTCCTCCTATGCATCTGCCGATATTG GGGAGAGTGGTAAAAGCAAAGGAGGCAAGAAAAAGGGCTCATCCTTCCAGACGGTGTCAGCTCTCCACCGG GAAAATCTGAACAAGCTGATGACTAACCTGAGGACCACCCATCCTCACTTTGTGCGTTGCATCATCCCCAATGAGCGGAAGGCTCCAG GGGTGATGGACAATCCTTTGGTTATGCACCAGCTGCGCTGCAATGGCGTGCTGGAGGGCATTCGCATCTGCAGGAAGGGCTTCCCCAACCGCATCCTCTACGGGGATTTCCGGCAGAG GTATCGCATCCTGAACCCAGCGGCCATCCCTGAGGGACAGTTCATTGACAGCAGGAAGGGATCAGAGAAGCTGCTCAGCTCCCTGGACATTGACCACAACCAGTACAAGTTTGGCCACACCAAG GTGTTCTTCAAGGCAGGGCTGCTGGGGCTGCTGGAGGAGATGCGGGATGAGAGACTGAGCCGCATCATCACATGTATGCAGGCCCAAGCCCGGGGCCAGCTCATGCGCATTGAGTTCAAGAAGATAGTGGAACGCAG GGATGCCCTGCTGGTAATCCAGTGGAACATTCGGGCCTTCATGGGTGTCAAGAATTGGCCCTGGATGAAGCTCTACTTCAAGATCAAGCCGCTGCTGAAGAGcgcagagacagagaaagagatggcCACCATGAAGGAAGAGTTCGGGCGCATCAAAGAGACGCTGGAGAAGTCCGAGGCTCGCCGCAAGGAGCTGGAGGAGAAGATGGTGTCCCTGCTGCAGGAGAAGAACGACCTGCAGCTCCAAGTGCAGGCG GAACAAGACAACCTCAATGATGCTGAGGAGCGCTGCGACCAGCTGATCAAAAACAAGATTCAGCTGGAGGCCAAAGTGAAGGAGATGAATGAGAGACTGGAGGACGAGGAGGAGATGAACGCGGAGCTTACTGCTAAGAAGCGCAAGCTGGAAGATGAGTGCTCGGAACTCAAGAAGGACATTGATGACCTGGAGCTGACACTGGCCAAGGTGGAGAAGGAGAAGCATGCAACAGAGAACAAG GTGAAGAACCTAACCGAGGAGATGGCTGGGCTAGATGAGATCATTGCTAAGCTGACCAAGGAGAAGAAAGCTCTACAAGAGGCCCATCAGCAGGCCCTGGATGACCTTCAGGTTGAGGAGGACAAGGTCAACAGCCTGTCCAAGTCTAAGGTCAAGCTGGAGCAGCAGGTGGATGAC TTGGAGGGATCCCTGGAGCAAGAGAAGAAGGTGCGCATGGACCTGGAGCGAGCGAAGCGGAAACTGGAGGGCGACCTGAAGCTGACACAGGAGAGCATCATGGACCTGGAAAATGATAAACTGCAGCTGGAAGAAAAGCTCAAGAA GAAGGAGTTCGACATTAATCAGCAGAACAGTAAGATTGAGGATGAGCAGGCACTGGCCCTTCAGCTACAGAAGAAACTGAAGGAAAATCAG GCGCGCATCGAGGAGCTGGAAGAGGAGCTGGAGGCGGAGCGCACCGCCAGGGCTAAGGTGGAGAAGCTGCGCTCAGACCTGTCCCGGGAGCTGGAGGAGATCAGCGAGCGACTGGAAGAGGCCGGCGGGGCCACGTCCGTGCAGATCGAGATGAACAAGAAGCGCGAAGCCGAGTTCCAGAAGATGCGGCGGGACCTGGAGGAGGCCACGCTGCAGCACGAGGCCACGGCCGCCGCCCTGCGCAAGAAGCACGCTGACAGCGTGGCAGAGCTGGGCGAGCAGATCGACAACCTGCAGCGGGTGAAGCAGAAGCTGGAGAAGGAGAAGAGCGAGTTCAAGCTGGAACTGGACGACGTCACCTCCAACATGGAGCAGATCatcaaggccaag GCAAACCTGGAGAAAGTTTCTCGGACGCTGGAGGACCAGGCCAATGAGTACCGCATGAAGCTAGAAGAGGCCCAACGCTCCCTGAACGACTTCACTACCCAGCGAGCCAAGCTGCAGACTGAGAATG GAGAGTTGGCCCGGCAGCTAGAGGAAAAGGAGGCGCTAATCTCGCAGCTGACCCGGGGGAAGCTCTCCTATACCCAACAAATGGAGGACCTCAAAaggcagctggaggaggagggcaAG GCGAAGAACGCCCTGGCCCATGCACTGCAGTCGGCACGGCATGACTGCGACCTGCTGCGGGAGCAATACGAGGAGGAGACGGAGGCCAAGGCTGAGCTGCAGCGCGTCCTGTCCAAGGCCAACTCAGAGGTGGCCCAGTGGAGGACCAAGTATGAGACGGACGCCATTCAGCGGACCGAGGAGCTCGAGGAAGCCAA AAAGAAGCTGGCCCAGCGGCTGCAGGATGCCGAGGAGGCCGTGGAGGCTGTTAATGCCAAGTGCTCCTCGCTAGAGAAGACCAAGCACCGGCTACAGAATGAGATTGAGGACCTGATGGTGGACGTGGAGCGCTCCAATGCTGCTGCTGCAGCCCTGGACAAGAAGCAGAGGAACTTCGACAAG ATTCTGGCTGAGTGGAAGCAGAAGTATGAGGAGTCGCAGTCGGAGCTGGAGTCCTCGCAGAAGGAGGCTCGCTCCCTCAGCACAGAGCTCTTTAAGCTCAAGAACGCCTATGAGGAGTCCCTGGAGCACCTGGAGACCTTCAAGAGGGAGAACAAGAACCTTCAGG AGGAAATCTCGGACCTTACTGAGCAGctaggagaaggaggaaagaatgtGCATGAGCTGGAGAAGGTCCGCAAACAGCTGGAGGTCGAGAAGCTGGAGCTGCAGTCAGCCCTGGAGGAGGCGGAG GCCTCCCTGGAGCACGAGGAGGGCAAGATCCTCCGGGCCCAGCTAGAGTTCAACCAGATCAAGGCAGAGATCGAGCGGAAGCTGGCAGAGAAGGACGAGGAGATGGAACAGGCCAAGCGCAATCACCAGCGGGTGGTGGACTCGCTGCAGACTTCCCTGGACGCAGAGACACGCAGCCGCAACGAGGCCCTGAGGGTGAAGAAGAAGATGGAAGGAGACCTCAATGAGATGGAGATCCAGCTCAGCCATGCCAACCGCATGGCCGTCGAGGCCCAGAAGCAAGTCAAGAGCTTGCAGAGCTTGCTGAAG GACACCCAGATTCAGCTGGACGACGCTGTCCGCGCCAACGACGACCTGAAGGAGAACATCGCCATTGTGGAGCGGCGCAACAACCtgctgcaggctgagctggaggagCTGCGTGCCGTGGTGGAGCAGACAGAGCGGTCTCGGAAGCTGGCAGAGCAGGAGCTGATTGAGACCAGCGAGCGGGTGCAGCTGCTGCATTCCCAG AACACCAGCCTCATCAACCAGAAGAAGAAGATGGAGTCGGACCTGACCCAACTCCAGTCGGAAGTGGAGGAGGCGGTACAGGAGTGCAGGAATGCCGAGGAGAAGGCCAAGAAGGCCATCACGGAT GCCGCCATGATGGCAGAGGAGCTGAAGAAGGAGCAGGACACCAGCGCCCACCTGGAGCGCATGAAGAAGAACATGGAGCAGACTATTAAGGACCTGCAGCACCGGCTGGACGAGGCGGAGCAGATCGCCCTCAAGGGCGGCAAGAAGCAGCTGCAGAAGCTGGAAGCGCGGGTGCGGGAGCTGGAGGGTGAGCTGGAGGCCGAGCAGAAGCGCAACTCAGAGTCGGTGAAGGGCATGAGGAAGAGCGAGCGGCGCATCAAGGAGCTCACCTACCAG